In Paenibacillus sp. BIC5C1, a genomic segment contains:
- a CDS encoding glycoside hydrolase family 125 protein has translation MEQFRLPKIPMPPVALPKAVQAVMEEAEQKLAHRPKLLQLFKNCFPNTIETTTKLMDDGTTFVITGDIPASWLRDSVEQVVHYIPFAKEDQDLQRIIGGLIKRHIQYVHIDPYANAFNETANDWHWNTTDVTEMSPWVWERKFEIDSLCFVVRLAYLYWKETELTDIFDSSFKAAMRKIVDLFRVEQHHMEKSPYSFTRNNGIATDSIRNNGRGMPVNYTGMIWSGFRSSDDACDFHYNIPGNMFAVVALRQMQEFAEWVFRDMEFLQELKDLEAEVDHGIQLYGIYRHPEFGPIYAYETDGFGNYCLMDDAGTPGLMSIPYLGYVTADDPIYQNTRRFALSKENPFYYEGKVAKGIGSPHTPPDYIWHMGLSMQGLTAQSAEEKLEIIGMLEATDADTGYMHEGFHADDPTIFTRKWFAWSNSLFSQLVYKSMKDGLL, from the coding sequence ATGGAACAATTCAGACTACCCAAAATCCCAATGCCACCTGTTGCATTGCCAAAAGCCGTTCAGGCTGTAATGGAAGAAGCAGAGCAGAAGCTGGCGCATCGACCGAAGCTGCTTCAACTATTCAAGAACTGTTTCCCGAATACGATTGAAACAACAACGAAATTAATGGATGACGGTACGACCTTTGTCATCACTGGCGATATACCAGCTTCCTGGTTGCGTGATTCCGTGGAGCAAGTGGTGCATTACATTCCATTTGCCAAGGAAGATCAAGACCTGCAACGTATTATCGGCGGTCTGATCAAGCGCCACATCCAGTACGTTCATATTGATCCATATGCCAACGCCTTCAACGAGACAGCCAATGACTGGCACTGGAACACCACCGACGTGACCGAGATGTCACCTTGGGTGTGGGAGCGCAAATTCGAGATTGATTCTTTGTGCTTTGTTGTGCGTCTCGCTTATTTATATTGGAAAGAAACCGAACTGACGGATATTTTCGATTCCAGCTTCAAAGCCGCCATGCGCAAAATCGTGGATTTGTTCCGGGTGGAGCAGCATCACATGGAGAAATCGCCATACAGCTTTACTCGCAATAACGGCATTGCTACGGATTCAATCCGTAATAACGGACGAGGCATGCCCGTCAATTACACAGGCATGATCTGGTCCGGTTTCCGTTCCAGTGATGATGCGTGCGATTTCCATTACAACATTCCAGGCAATATGTTTGCCGTCGTTGCCCTGCGTCAGATGCAGGAGTTCGCGGAGTGGGTATTCCGGGACATGGAGTTCCTGCAGGAGCTTAAGGATCTGGAGGCGGAAGTAGATCATGGTATTCAGCTGTACGGTATTTACCGTCATCCTGAATTCGGTCCGATCTATGCTTATGAGACGGATGGTTTCGGCAACTACTGCCTGATGGATGATGCAGGTACACCGGGACTGATGTCCATTCCTTATCTTGGTTACGTCACAGCGGATGATCCGATCTATCAGAATACGAGACGTTTTGCGCTCAGCAAAGAGAATCCGTTCTACTATGAAGGCAAAGTTGCCAAAGGAATCGGCAGCCCGCATACACCGCCGGATTACATCTGGCATATGGGCCTGTCCATGCAAGGACTGACGGCTCAGTCTGCTGAAGAGAAGCTCGAAATCATTGGGATGCTGGAAGCAACGGATGCGGATACAGGATATATGCATGAGGGTTTCCATGCCGATGATCCGACGATTTTTACGAGAAAATGGTTTGCTTGGTCCAACAGCCTGTTCTCCCAGTTGGTCTATAAATCCATGAAGGATGGTTTGCTATGA
- a CDS encoding alpha-mannosidase, which yields MERIRRFIRELSERQWLEQMELRSWDISRAYYKIPGQYEDQKAYPEGEGLNRFPSDQGTTYFFRTRLDVPASWQKEPYGLVFESGGEGLLRVNGHSYQGLDRNHTYVTLDPSRIGAQPELEIELFDPVPEPVDPLNQQAVIQPPITSISSLLVRPNEPVRSLMYTVTIVRDSAVLLPESDFRRVRLLEAIYRAMDQFVGLTEEAVKQGNDIHSIEERLIHEVREIGGNAEGLEHMVGQSHIDIAWLWPVRETVRKTSRTFSTVDALMNEYPDYVYSQSQPLLYAFLKEHDPELYERVKKRIAEGRWELVGGMWVEPDLNIPSGESLIRQMLYGQRFYMEEFGKTSQIEWLPDTFGYCASLPQILKHGNVEYFMTTKLGWNDTNVFPYDLFHWVGIDGTPILSYLNHGVNEHTLPKDIHDHWQSYREKAAHPEHMLLYGHGDGGGGVTREMLEYVDRSELMVGQPKNGYSTAGAFFDGIEKAQPDLPKWHGDLYLELHRGTYTTHGRNKRNNRKAEVLYREAELWNTLALPDMEPQQDAEVRSALHDGWKLILLNQFHDIIPGSAITESYVTSDEEYVRVFELGRAGLNQGVAALTRGINTLGPEGSIPYVVFNSLGWNRSEVVQLQMHDGLDRYVIDEEGQRLRMDREDSQISVLVTDIPALGHKTIWLVPENARETNVREMTSIAGQKNFTDTWETAYYHVQFNERGEISRLWDKTAEREILKPGERGNQFHFFHDRPTLWDAWDIDSRYEAQVAGEVELLEQKLVLAGTTKDVLRFQWKLHQSVITQDMVFYHDNRRIDFNTHVSWNEDHKLLKVGFPIDIVTSKATYEIPFGALERPTHRNTSWEQAQYEVCGHRFADVAEHGYGVSLLNDCKYGYDVQGSTIRLSLLRAPRWPDRTADIGEHDFTYSLYPHEGDWRSAHTVRQAAELNHEVPVHQVDQNAGERPATGAWIEFDSSHVILDTVKPAEDGQGTVLRFYESSGTRERVTLQWPHEYEQAYLSNALEEAGEPLDTTNGQITLSFKPYEIKTVLLR from the coding sequence ATGGAACGCATCAGACGATTTATTCGCGAGTTGTCCGAACGTCAGTGGTTGGAGCAAATGGAGCTACGTAGCTGGGACATCAGCCGCGCTTATTATAAAATACCAGGACAATACGAGGATCAGAAGGCTTATCCAGAAGGGGAGGGATTGAATCGTTTCCCGAGTGATCAGGGAACGACCTATTTCTTCCGGACACGGCTGGATGTACCTGCCTCATGGCAGAAAGAACCTTACGGACTTGTGTTTGAATCCGGTGGGGAAGGCTTGCTTCGGGTGAATGGACATTCCTATCAGGGGCTGGATCGTAATCATACGTATGTAACACTCGACCCTTCCCGAATAGGGGCTCAGCCTGAACTTGAGATTGAGCTATTCGATCCGGTACCCGAGCCTGTCGATCCATTGAATCAACAGGCGGTTATACAACCTCCAATTACATCGATTAGCAGTTTATTGGTGCGACCAAATGAACCTGTCCGCAGCCTTATGTATACGGTCACGATTGTGCGTGATTCAGCGGTGCTGCTTCCGGAAAGTGATTTTCGCCGTGTACGCCTGCTGGAAGCGATCTATCGGGCGATGGATCAATTTGTAGGTCTGACAGAAGAGGCTGTCAAGCAGGGGAATGACATCCACAGTATCGAAGAAAGATTGATCCATGAAGTGCGAGAGATTGGTGGAAACGCCGAAGGCCTGGAGCATATGGTGGGGCAATCACATATTGATATTGCCTGGCTGTGGCCTGTACGTGAGACGGTGCGCAAAACCAGTCGTACATTCTCCACGGTGGATGCACTCATGAATGAATATCCCGATTATGTTTATTCCCAGAGCCAGCCTTTGTTGTATGCTTTTCTGAAGGAACATGATCCCGAACTGTATGAACGGGTGAAGAAGCGCATCGCTGAAGGACGCTGGGAACTGGTTGGCGGGATGTGGGTGGAGCCGGATCTGAACATTCCGAGCGGGGAATCCCTGATTCGTCAGATGTTATATGGTCAGCGTTTCTATATGGAGGAATTCGGCAAAACATCACAGATTGAATGGCTGCCAGATACATTTGGTTATTGTGCTTCCCTGCCTCAGATCCTGAAGCATGGCAATGTAGAGTATTTCATGACGACCAAGCTCGGATGGAATGATACGAACGTATTTCCATATGATCTGTTCCACTGGGTAGGTATTGATGGTACGCCCATCCTGTCTTATCTCAATCATGGTGTAAACGAGCATACCTTGCCGAAGGACATTCATGATCATTGGCAGTCTTACCGTGAGAAGGCGGCGCATCCTGAGCATATGCTTCTGTACGGGCATGGCGATGGTGGTGGCGGCGTGACGCGAGAGATGCTGGAGTACGTGGATCGTTCCGAGTTGATGGTGGGTCAACCGAAGAATGGTTATAGTACCGCCGGAGCCTTTTTTGACGGAATCGAGAAGGCACAGCCTGATCTTCCGAAGTGGCATGGAGACTTGTATCTGGAGCTTCACCGGGGTACATATACGACCCATGGTCGCAATAAGCGCAACAATCGGAAGGCTGAGGTGCTTTATCGCGAAGCGGAGCTCTGGAACACACTTGCCCTACCGGATATGGAGCCACAGCAGGATGCTGAAGTACGTTCAGCGCTGCATGATGGATGGAAGCTGATTTTACTGAATCAATTCCATGATATTATCCCAGGCTCTGCAATTACCGAATCGTATGTAACTTCAGACGAGGAATATGTCCGGGTATTTGAATTGGGTAGAGCAGGACTGAATCAAGGTGTTGCTGCATTAACGAGAGGGATTAACACGCTGGGGCCAGAGGGTTCTATTCCTTATGTTGTGTTCAACAGCCTTGGTTGGAATCGAAGTGAAGTCGTTCAACTTCAAATGCACGATGGATTGGATCGATACGTCATCGATGAAGAAGGTCAGCGTTTGCGCATGGATCGGGAAGATAGCCAAATTTCGGTTCTGGTGACGGATATTCCAGCGTTGGGTCATAAGACGATTTGGCTTGTACCGGAGAATGCAAGGGAAACAAATGTACGGGAAATGACGAGCATTGCTGGGCAAAAGAACTTTACAGATACATGGGAAACCGCGTATTACCATGTTCAATTTAATGAGCGTGGCGAGATATCCCGCTTGTGGGACAAGACAGCAGAACGCGAGATTCTGAAGCCAGGTGAACGCGGCAATCAATTTCACTTTTTCCATGACCGTCCGACGCTCTGGGACGCCTGGGATATCGATAGCCGTTATGAGGCTCAGGTTGCTGGAGAAGTGGAGCTCTTGGAGCAGAAGCTGGTTCTGGCGGGCACCACGAAGGACGTACTTCGTTTTCAGTGGAAGCTTCATCAGTCTGTGATAACACAGGATATGGTGTTCTATCATGACAATCGACGAATCGATTTCAACACCCATGTAAGCTGGAATGAAGATCATAAATTGCTCAAAGTGGGCTTCCCGATCGATATAGTGACTTCCAAAGCAACCTATGAAATTCCATTCGGTGCATTGGAGCGTCCAACTCATCGCAACACGAGTTGGGAGCAAGCCCAGTATGAAGTGTGCGGACACCGCTTCGCAGATGTCGCCGAGCACGGATATGGCGTCAGTCTGCTCAATGATTGCAAATATGGATACGACGTACAGGGAAGCACCATTCGTCTCTCCTTGTTGCGTGCACCGAGATGGCCTGACCGGACTGCGGATATCGGAGAACATGATTTCACCTATTCCCTGTATCCACATGAAGGCGACTGGAGAAGTGCACATACGGTACGTCAGGCAGCCGAATTGAACCATGAAGTGCCTGTGCATCAGGTGGACCAGAACGCAGGCGAACGCCCGGCAACTGGAGCATGGATTGAATTCGACAGTAGCCATGTCATTTTGGATACGGTCAAACCGGCAGAGGATGGACAGGGCACAGTGCTCCGTTTCTATGAGTCTTCGGGCACCCGTGAACGTGTGACGCTGCAATGGCCGCATGAATATGAACAAGCTTATCTCTCCAATGCCTTGGAAGAAGCGGGCGAGCCTTTGGATACCACCAATGGTCAGATTACTTTATCTTTTAAACCTTACGAAATAAAAACCGTGCTGCTACGGTAA
- a CDS encoding glycoside hydrolase family 3 N-terminal domain-containing protein, whose amino-acid sequence MMMYKDKSKSVEERVEHLLSLMTTEEKAGQLIQPFGWQTYTNDQGNITLNDSFKQQVENGGVGSLYGALRADPWTGVTLENGLSAREGAEAVNLIQRHAVEHSRLGIPILIGEECSHGHMAIDGTVYPVPLLLGSTWNVDLYRDMCRAVARETRAQGGAVTYSPVLDVVRDPRWGRTEECFGEDPYLIGELAVASVQGLQGERLDQEDAVAATLKHFVGYGSSEGGRNAGPVHMGWRELLEVDLYPFRKAVEAGAQSIMPAYNEIDGIPCTVNTELLDDVLRKDWGFDGLVITDCGAINMLASGHDVAADGLEASVQAIQAGIDMEMSGEMFGQYLVQAISEGKLEMQILDQAVRRVLALKFKLGLFEQPYVDANRAAEVIGSEEHIQLARQLAAEGVVLLKNEAATLPLSTATAGRIAVIGPNADQAYNQLGDYTSPQPKSKVSTVLDGIRSKLAVSESGHQEEDSAGQSNSENQVLYAPGCRIKGDSREGFEHAIETARQADTVIMVVGGSSARDFGEGTIDLKTGASNVSDNSWNDMECGEGIDRMTLGLAGVQLELIQEIHKLGKTLVIVYINGRPITEPWVDEHADAILEAWYPGQEGGHAIADILFGEVNPSGKLTISIPKHVGQLPIYYNGKRSRGKRYLEEDLEPRYPFGYGLSYTTFDYSEPKLSKESMTADETVTVSVEVTNTGSCRGAEVIQLYVSDVVSRVARPAKELKGFEKVILEPGETKTVAFHIGAEQLQYIGRDLTPVVEPGQFHMHIGRHVKDTQFAELTVEEA is encoded by the coding sequence ATGATGATGTATAAGGATAAAAGTAAATCCGTGGAAGAGCGAGTAGAACATCTGCTGAGCTTAATGACGACGGAAGAAAAGGCAGGTCAACTCATCCAGCCTTTTGGTTGGCAGACATATACGAATGATCAAGGAAACATCACGCTGAATGACTCCTTTAAGCAGCAGGTGGAAAACGGGGGCGTGGGCTCCCTGTACGGTGCACTTCGTGCAGATCCATGGACGGGTGTTACGCTTGAAAATGGATTGTCTGCCAGAGAAGGGGCAGAAGCTGTAAACCTCATTCAGCGTCATGCTGTAGAGCATTCCAGACTGGGGATTCCCATTCTGATCGGAGAGGAATGCTCGCACGGACATATGGCGATTGACGGTACGGTCTATCCCGTTCCTCTGCTCTTGGGAAGTACCTGGAATGTGGATCTGTACCGTGACATGTGTCGGGCGGTCGCTCGCGAGACGCGTGCTCAAGGTGGTGCGGTAACGTATTCTCCAGTACTGGATGTTGTACGTGATCCACGTTGGGGGCGTACCGAGGAATGCTTTGGTGAAGACCCGTATCTCATTGGTGAGTTGGCTGTTGCTTCCGTGCAAGGACTTCAGGGTGAGCGTTTGGACCAAGAGGATGCGGTCGCGGCTACACTGAAACACTTTGTCGGTTATGGCAGTTCGGAAGGTGGACGCAATGCGGGACCGGTGCATATGGGCTGGCGTGAGCTGCTGGAAGTAGATCTGTATCCGTTCCGCAAAGCTGTTGAAGCAGGTGCTCAATCCATTATGCCGGCTTATAACGAAATCGACGGTATCCCGTGTACGGTTAATACGGAACTGCTGGATGACGTTCTGCGAAAAGACTGGGGATTTGACGGTCTGGTGATTACGGACTGCGGTGCCATCAACATGCTCGCAAGTGGGCATGATGTGGCGGCAGATGGATTGGAAGCATCTGTACAGGCCATTCAGGCCGGGATTGATATGGAAATGTCCGGTGAGATGTTTGGACAATATCTGGTGCAAGCGATCTCGGAAGGCAAACTTGAAATGCAAATACTGGATCAGGCTGTCCGCCGTGTGCTGGCACTGAAATTCAAGCTGGGATTATTCGAGCAGCCTTATGTGGATGCCAATCGAGCGGCAGAAGTCATTGGCAGTGAAGAACATATTCAACTGGCACGCCAATTGGCTGCAGAAGGTGTGGTCTTGCTCAAAAATGAAGCTGCAACGTTACCTCTGTCGACGGCAACAGCGGGCCGAATTGCTGTCATTGGTCCTAATGCAGACCAAGCCTACAACCAGTTGGGTGATTATACATCTCCCCAACCGAAGTCCAAAGTGTCTACAGTATTGGATGGCATCCGCAGTAAGCTTGCCGTAAGTGAGAGTGGGCACCAAGAGGAAGACTCAGCTGGACAATCGAATAGTGAAAATCAGGTGCTCTATGCACCGGGATGTCGCATCAAGGGTGATTCGAGAGAAGGGTTCGAGCACGCAATAGAAACTGCACGTCAGGCCGATACGGTTATCATGGTCGTTGGCGGCTCAAGTGCCCGTGATTTTGGTGAAGGAACGATCGATCTGAAGACAGGTGCCTCCAATGTGTCCGATAACTCATGGAATGACATGGAGTGTGGAGAAGGCATTGACCGCATGACGCTTGGGCTTGCAGGAGTCCAGCTGGAGCTGATTCAAGAGATTCACAAGCTTGGCAAAACACTTGTCATTGTTTACATCAACGGTCGCCCGATCACCGAGCCTTGGGTGGATGAACATGCCGATGCCATTCTGGAAGCGTGGTACCCAGGCCAAGAGGGTGGGCATGCCATTGCGGACATCTTGTTCGGTGAAGTGAACCCGTCCGGCAAACTGACGATATCCATACCGAAGCATGTGGGTCAATTACCGATTTACTATAATGGCAAACGTTCACGCGGCAAGCGTTATTTGGAAGAGGATCTGGAGCCTCGTTATCCATTCGGATATGGGCTTAGCTATACTACTTTTGATTACAGTGAGCCGAAGCTAAGTAAAGAATCGATGACGGCCGACGAGACAGTCACCGTATCAGTGGAAGTCACCAATACGGGATCTTGCAGAGGTGCAGAAGTCATTCAGCTGTATGTATCCGACGTGGTTAGCCGTGTGGCACGTCCAGCCAAAGAGCTGAAGGGGTTTGAAAAAGTGATTTTGGAACCTGGAGAGACGAAGACTGTAGCCTTCCATATTGGAGCGGAGCAGCTGCAATATATCGGTCGTGATCTCACGCCTGTTGTTGAACCAGGACAATTCCATATGCATATCGGAAGACATGTGAAAGATACGCAGTTCGCCGAGCTGACGGTAGAGGAGGCGTAA
- a CDS encoding carbohydrate ABC transporter permease produces MNILAGLFALICVFPFVFVVIISFTDEKALARDGYRLIPKEWSLAAYQFVWQSGDTLLRAYGVTILVTVLGTIISLILMSLYAYAISRKSFRYRRFFSIFAILTMLFNGGMIPTYMVVSQLLHLKDTIWALVLPLAMNAFYIMILRTFYSTSVPDAVIESAKIDGAGEFYTFMKIVIPLSLPGLATIGLFSTLGYWNDWFNALLYIDNPNLVPLQSMLMRIESSIQFIQQNSANSSMSLAAMQSIPQDTSRMAMVVLATLPIIFAYPFFQRYFVQGLTVGAVKE; encoded by the coding sequence ATGAATATTTTGGCCGGACTATTCGCTTTAATCTGTGTATTTCCTTTCGTGTTTGTAGTGATCATCTCGTTCACGGACGAGAAAGCACTGGCCCGTGACGGGTATCGACTGATTCCGAAGGAATGGAGTCTCGCAGCCTATCAGTTTGTGTGGCAGAGTGGTGACACGCTGCTGCGTGCTTATGGGGTAACCATTCTGGTGACGGTACTGGGTACCATCATCAGTCTGATTCTAATGTCGCTGTATGCTTATGCGATATCCCGCAAGAGCTTCCGTTATCGGAGATTTTTCTCCATATTTGCCATTCTGACCATGTTGTTTAACGGCGGGATGATTCCGACCTATATGGTCGTGTCCCAACTTCTTCATTTGAAAGATACCATATGGGCACTGGTTCTGCCGCTCGCAATGAATGCCTTCTATATCATGATCCTGCGTACGTTCTATTCAACCAGTGTGCCGGATGCAGTCATTGAATCCGCGAAAATTGATGGAGCCGGAGAATTCTATACGTTTATGAAAATTGTCATTCCATTATCGCTGCCAGGGTTGGCGACAATTGGATTGTTCAGTACGCTCGGTTACTGGAACGATTGGTTCAATGCACTATTATATATCGATAATCCCAACCTCGTACCGCTGCAATCGATGCTGATGCGGATCGAGTCCAGTATCCAGTTCATCCAGCAGAACTCGGCGAACAGCTCGATGAGTTTGGCGGCGATGCAATCCATCCCGCAGGACACTTCACGGATGGCTATGGTGGTTCTCGCTACGTTGCCGATTATTTTCGCATATCCGTTCTTCCAGCGTTACTTTGTACAAGGTCTGACGGTCGGAGCTGTCAAAGAGTAA
- a CDS encoding ABC transporter permease codes for MTAFLKNLIRNRVMLFMVLPGAIWFFFFSYLPLVGTVAAFKQYRFSREGFWASLMKSEWVGWDNFKFLFSTNDAWLITRNTLFYNLAIIFLGLVFAVGLAILLSELVNKRLAKLYQTGMFLPYFLSWVIVGYFAFSFLSMDRGMLNQIIGWFGVEPIQWYSEAKYWPYILVFVALWKTIGYNSIVYLASILGIDRSLYEAAMIDGANKWQQIRNITIPLLSPIIIIMTLLAVGRIFYADFGLFYQVPRDSGTLYAVTNVIDTYVYRGLKTSGEIGMSTAAGLYQSVVGFVLVIISNYVVRKIDKDSSLF; via the coding sequence ATGACCGCATTTTTGAAAAATCTGATTAGAAACCGAGTCATGCTGTTCATGGTGCTACCAGGCGCCATCTGGTTCTTCTTCTTCTCCTACTTGCCATTGGTTGGTACAGTAGCAGCATTCAAACAATATCGTTTCAGCCGCGAAGGCTTCTGGGCCAGTCTGATGAAGAGCGAATGGGTGGGTTGGGATAACTTTAAATTCCTGTTCAGCACCAACGATGCTTGGCTCATTACGCGAAACACGCTTTTTTATAACCTTGCCATTATATTTCTAGGGCTGGTATTCGCTGTAGGTTTGGCAATTCTGCTCTCGGAGCTGGTCAATAAACGATTGGCCAAATTGTATCAAACAGGTATGTTCCTGCCGTATTTCCTATCCTGGGTTATTGTCGGTTATTTCGCGTTCAGCTTCCTGAGCATGGACCGGGGGATGTTGAACCAGATTATTGGGTGGTTCGGTGTTGAACCGATTCAGTGGTATTCGGAAGCGAAGTATTGGCCGTATATCCTGGTGTTCGTAGCTTTGTGGAAAACGATCGGGTACAACAGCATTGTCTATCTCGCTTCCATTCTGGGGATTGATCGGTCGCTGTATGAGGCAGCAATGATCGATGGCGCCAATAAGTGGCAGCAGATTCGCAACATTACGATTCCTTTGCTCTCACCTATCATTATTATTATGACGTTACTGGCTGTGGGTCGCATCTTCTATGCCGACTTTGGTCTCTTCTATCAGGTTCCAAGGGATTCGGGTACGTTGTATGCTGTTACCAATGTTATTGATACGTATGTGTATCGTGGCTTGAAAACAAGTGGTGAGATTGGCATGAGTACCGCTGCCGGATTGTATCAATCCGTTGTAGGCTTCGTGCTTGTTATCATTTCCAACTATGTTGTACGCAAAATCGATAAAGATAGCAGCCTATTCTAG
- a CDS encoding ABC transporter substrate-binding protein, with the protein MSKQRKSFSLVLALLMAVTLVLSACGGSKDASESGEAGEAPVELIWYTIGTPQKDVNKVMEEVSKYTKEKINATVTMKMVDWGDYPQKMQVNVASGEPMDILFTSSGGFDYVQNARKGAFLELDDLLPKYGQDLIKTIDPAFLSGSKVDGHNYGIPANKELPQQEVWRFNKTLLDKYKMDISNIRTLDSLEPLLKTIKENEPSVTPFGMDKNFVPYVPYDYVIQNLPMAIKLDTTDYKIVNILDTPEMKAALKTMSKYYKAGYVSPEAATTGSTNDLTTSGNWFLDRAQTQPLADNQWSASYGYPVVSTPASDAIITNTSVQGSIMAISANSEYPEKAMEFLNLLNTDPVLRNMVDSGIEGVHYKKVDDTHMENLAESKNYDMPSYSLGNNMLLYLNNNDPDNKWDEFKKFNAEGVNSPILSFNFDSSKVSSELTAVQNVKEQYWAALMTGTLDPENNLEQVIEKFNQAGLEKVMAEAQTQLDAWRAANK; encoded by the coding sequence ATGAGTAAACAAAGAAAAAGTTTTTCTCTCGTACTTGCATTGTTGATGGCGGTTACACTCGTTCTTAGCGCCTGTGGAGGAAGCAAGGATGCTTCAGAATCAGGGGAAGCAGGAGAGGCTCCTGTCGAGCTGATTTGGTACACCATCGGTACCCCTCAGAAAGATGTTAATAAAGTGATGGAAGAAGTCAGCAAGTACACGAAAGAAAAAATTAATGCCACAGTAACGATGAAAATGGTTGACTGGGGTGACTATCCGCAAAAAATGCAAGTTAACGTAGCATCCGGCGAGCCAATGGACATCCTGTTCACCTCTTCCGGCGGATTCGATTATGTTCAAAATGCTAGAAAGGGCGCATTCCTAGAGCTTGATGATTTGCTCCCTAAATATGGTCAGGACCTTATTAAAACGATTGATCCTGCATTCCTGAGTGGTTCGAAAGTAGACGGACACAATTACGGAATTCCGGCCAACAAAGAGCTGCCTCAACAAGAGGTATGGCGTTTCAACAAAACGCTGCTTGATAAATACAAAATGGACATCTCCAATATCCGTACGTTGGACAGTCTGGAGCCTTTGCTCAAAACGATCAAGGAAAATGAGCCAAGCGTGACTCCATTTGGAATGGATAAAAACTTCGTTCCTTATGTTCCTTACGACTACGTCATTCAGAACTTGCCAATGGCAATCAAACTGGATACGACGGATTACAAGATTGTGAACATTCTGGATACTCCGGAAATGAAAGCAGCTCTCAAAACGATGAGCAAGTACTACAAAGCTGGTTATGTATCACCAGAAGCTGCAACAACAGGCTCCACCAATGACCTGACCACATCAGGCAACTGGTTCCTGGATCGTGCACAGACACAACCGCTCGCGGACAACCAGTGGTCAGCAAGCTACGGATACCCGGTCGTTTCCACACCAGCTAGTGACGCGATCATCACCAACACGTCTGTACAAGGTTCGATCATGGCTATCTCAGCCAACTCCGAATATCCGGAGAAAGCAATGGAGTTCCTGAACCTGTTGAATACAGATCCAGTGCTGCGCAATATGGTTGATTCCGGTATTGAGGGCGTTCACTACAAAAAAGTGGATGACACGCACATGGAAAATCTGGCTGAATCCAAGAACTATGATATGCCTTCTTACTCCCTCGGTAACAACATGTTGTTGTATCTGAACAACAATGACCCGGATAACAAATGGGATGAGTTCAAGAAGTTTAATGCAGAGGGTGTAAATTCCCCAATTCTGAGCTTTAACTTTGACTCAAGCAAAGTGTCGTCGGAACTGACAGCAGTGCAGAATGTCAAAGAGCAATACTGGGCCGCATTGATGACAGGTACGCTGGACCCAGAGAACAATTTGGAGCAAGTGATTGAGAAGTTCAATCAAGCCGGACTTGAAAAAGTGATGGCTGAAGCCCAAACCCAGCTTGATGCCTGGAGAGCGGCAAATAAGTAA